A stretch of DNA from Staphylococcus equorum:
TTAGCAGTTATATTAGCAGCGTGCGGAAATTCAAAGGGTGAAGGTGAGGATAAAAAAATCACGATAGCAACGTCTCCTGCACCACATGGCGAAGTGCTAAAACACGCTAAAAAAGCAATGAAAGAAGAAGGTTATGAATTAGAAATTAAGACAGTGAATGACTATAAAGTGCCTAATAAATTATTAGATAAAGGCGATGTAGATGCAAACTTTTTCCAACACGTGCCTTATCTAAAAGCTGAAAAAGAAGATCATAACTATAATATTGAAGAAGTAGGAAAAGTCTTAACTACGCCAATGGGTGTGTACAGTAAAAAATATAAAGATATTAATGATATCCCTAAAGGCTCAACAATTTATGTATCGAACAATCCTGCTGAAGAAGGACGCTTCTTATCATTTTTTGTTGATAAAGGTTTAATTAAAATTAAAAAAGGTGTAAATATTGAAGATGCAAAATTTGAAGATATTGTAGAAAATAAAAAGGATTTAAAATTCAATAACAAACAAGGTGCTGAATTTTTACCAAAAACATATAACAGCAAAGAAGGCGCGGCAGTTATTATGAATTCCAACTATGCTATCGATAATGGACTAACACCACATAAAGATTCGATTGCAGTTGAGGATAAATCATCACCATTTGCAAATATAGTCGCCGTTCAAAAAGGCCATAAAGATGATAAAAAATATCAAACGTTAATTAAAGTACTACAATCAAAAGATACACAAGACTTTATTAAAAAAGAATACGGTCAAGACGTCATTCCTTATGAAAAATAGGTTGTCATAGATAACACAATAAATTGGTTACATTTTATATAGTAATTAAAAGTACCATATATTAATATTCTATAAATAAGGCGGGGATAAAATGTCCAAAATAGGAATCATTGGGCTTGGTAAAGTAGGAAGCCAAGTACTTACAGACGTCCAAAATTTAAATTTATTCTCAGATATTGTATTAATTGATACAGATACAGAAAGAGCAAGTGGTGAAGCACTGGATCATTTGCACACGCAAGGTTTACCTAATTCAACCCACATCAATATTCGCGAGGGCAATTACGAGGATTTAACCGATGCCTCATTCATTGTAATTACAGCAAGTGTGCCAACAGATCCTAATGAGGGTGACCGGGTATTGCTTGCGAAAGGTAATCGAATTATGATTGAAGGAGTCATGAAACAAATTAATCGAGTGACACAAGATGCGATTGTTATTTTAGTTTCCAATCCAGTAGATACAATTACTTATATGAGCAATGCATCTCAGTACCCTTCACATAAAATAATTGGTACTGGTACATCTTTGGAAACATCTCGATTTAAAACATTGATTGCGTCATATTACCAAGTTGACCCTAAGAATGTTGAAGCGTTTGTGATTGGAGAACACGGGCAACATGCAGTTCCTGTATGGAGTAAAGTTAGAATTTATGGCATGACATTAGATGAATTTCAACAATTGACGGATACTCCACCTATCGATAAAACGCGCATAACTTCAGAAATAGATCAGGTATCTATGGATGTGTTTTATAAAAAAGGATGGACAAATGTAGCGATATCGAAAGTAGTTAATTATTTAATACAAGCAATTGCATTAAACCAGCAGAGCATCATGCCGTTAACTTCAATAAGTAATGAATATGGTTTGAATGAGAGTGCCTTTAGCCTACCTACATTAGTGGGACGTGAAGGTATTAAACAGAGGTTTGAAATTCAACTTAGTCCAACAGAAATTGCGCAACTCAAAGAGGCGCATCGATATATAAAACAAACAATTAGTAAAGTAACAAATTAATAATTGAGAGATAGTAACGAATGAAAAATTCAGTTGCTATCTCTTTTTTTATTTAAAATAAGCATTTATAGCAGAAATTAAGGTGATGTTAAATAAACAGTGAACTCCTTGCTTATATAATGAGTTATAGCTACAATGTATTTGATATTATAGGTAACGCTTACTAATAAGGTGTGTAAGAATGTGGAAAGTGCGGTGCAGAAATGCAAGAAAGACATGCTAAACTTATTCGTTTAATATTAAATAATAGTAATGATTATTTAAGTGCAAACGAAATAGCGAACTACTTGAATGTTTCCAACAGAACTGTACGAAGTGATATTAAATATATTAATAGTGAGTTAGTGAAAGAACTCATTGTTAGTGTAAAGGGTCGAGGTTATAAAATGAACCGTACCTTATATAGCGTGGAACAATTAGCAGAAATCGTTACAGCATATACGAATAAAGAAAGTGAAATACTGTTGAAAATAGGGTACCAATTGCTAATGCATCAACAACCCATGACTGTTGATCAATTGGAAAATGACTTTGGCTTAACAAGATCAGAAGTAAATGACTATTTAAAGAGAATACAATCATGGTGTACCTCATTTGATATTAATGTAAATATTTCTAAGAAAAAAGGTATTACAGTTAATGGTAACGAAATGAATATAAGAAATGCGATTCTCCATTTAAATCAGCTCTCTACAAAACACCAGACTGTAGAGCAATTCATTCTAAATGAAATACCGGAAGCACATATCCAAATGATATTTCAAATTATTAAAAATAACTTAAGTGATTACCAAATACAAACTTCCGATATTCGAATTCGACAATTGCTCATACATCTTATTATTATCTTTAAAAGAAACAATGACAATGACGCTTCGTGGGTTGTAGATGAAGAATCACAAATTATAGCACAGCATTGCATAGACGAAATAAATCGTAAATTAGCATATGGTCTAAGTGATGAAACTGCTAAATTGTTTTCATTTTTTATTAGTTACTATTTTAATAAATACGATTTAGGCTTAGAAAAAGTGTTCGTTAAAAGTTATATCGATAGAATGATATATCAAATGGAAAAAAGTGTTGGAGTGAATTTTACTAAAGATAAAGCATTACGTGACAATGTTTATTCACATTTTAGTAGAACCTACTTACGTATTGCTAAAAATGTCTATATTAACAATCCATTAACTGAAGATATAAAAAAACATTATCCTTTTGTTTTTAACACATTATATGAAACAGTAAATCATTTGTCTAAAGACGCAAAAATAAATCTAGTAGAAGATGAAATTGCATTTTTGGCATTACATTTTCAATCATCAATAGATCGTAATGAAAAAAATCGTTTTAATATCGTAATTACTTGCTACTATGGTTTGGGTATTTCAAGTTTATTGGAAGCTAAAATAGCAAATTTAGATGATAGGATACACGTGATAGATACATTGAAATTAGAAAATGTGTCACAGTATGATTTTTCAGGTGTCGATGCTTTGATTACGACGCATTTTATAGATAAATTTCAGGTGCCAGATACATTACAAGTAATGGAGGTTTCTCCATTATTTTCCAATGAAGATGCTAATAAAATTCAATCATTTATACGCCATAAGCAAAATCCTGTGCTAAATCAGGATGAATTAGCAGCCATTCAATTTGATGTGCACTCAGACAAGCAAGAGCTAACAGAAGCATCCTATGTGTTTGAACAGGCGCAAATTATTTTTGGTGACAACCACTCAGTTAGCGAAAAATATATCCAAAGTTCTTTGGAAAGAGAAAAATTTTCTTCTACTTTTATAGGAAATGGGATTAGTATTCCTCACGGCGATCCTGAAAAGGTACTGAAATCACACGTGGTGATTTTTAAAAACATGCAGGGTTTTGGCTGGAAACAAAATCGAGCGAAATTAGTCTTTTTCTTAGCAATAGCAGAACAAGATATTCCAGCTATGAAAAAGATTATTCATACGATAGCCAATTTAACTGAAAATGATGTAGATCAGTTGTTAGTGCTTGAAGATCAAATTTTAAGGGATAAAGTAATTCAGTTAGTGAAAGAATAATTGCCACTACTAACGGCAATTATTCTTTTTTATTTATTCATGAATGCGTTTACAATTAAAAGTAAGGAGGATGAACGTTATGAAAATATTAGCGATAACATCGTGTCCAAATGGGATAGCACACACGTATATGGCTCAAGAGAAACTAGAGCAAGCAGGTAAAGAAATGGGTATAGACATTAAAGTAGAGACGCAGGGAGGCGTTGGTGCTGAAAATGTTTTGACATCGAAAGAAATTAGAGAAGCGGATGGGATTATTATTGCCGCAGATCGCCAAGTAGATTTATCTCGATTTGATGGGAAATTATTAATCAATGAAAGTGTTCGAGAAGGTATTCATAAACCACAAGAACTCATTCAACGTATTATCGATAAAGATGCACACATACATCATGAAGCTAATGCGACAGGTGCTTCTAATCAAGATGATGAGGAGCAAAAAAGTGGCATGCAAATGATATACCAACATTTGATGAATGGTGTTTCATTTATGGTTCCATTTATCGTTGTTGGTGGACTATTGATGGCAATTGCATTGACTTTAGGAGGCAAAGCCACACCTGAAGGGTTAGTAATACCGGAAGATTCATTTTGGAAATCAATTGAAAATATCGGTAATTTAGCATTTAGCTTTATGGTTCCTATCTTGGCAGGTTATATTGCTGTAAGCATTGCAGATAAACCGGGGCTTGTGCCAGGGATGATTGGTGGTGCGATAGCTGCTGATGGTAGTTTTTATGGTAGTGACGCAGGTGCAGGTTTTTTAGGCGGTATCGTAGCAGGTTTCATAGCAGGTTATATTGCAAAATGGATAAAAAATATTAAAATACCAAAAGCAATGGCTCCAATTATGCCGATTATCATTATACCGATAATATCTTCACTTATCGTAGGGCTCATTTTTATTTTCTTAATTGGCGCACCGATTGCTAGTATTTTTGAAGGCTTAACGACATGGTTGAAAGGGATGCAAGGAACAAATATCGTAATTTTAGCGTTGATTATTGGCGCAATGATTGCTTTTGATATGGGTGGACCAGTAAATAAAGTAGCATTTCTATTTGGTTCAGCATTGATTGCTGAAGGAAATTATGCAGTTATGGGTATGGTTGCTGTTGCAGTATGTACACCACCTATTGGTCTAGGTCTTGCAACATTTATCAACAAACGCAAGTTTAATAAAGGTGAAGTAGAAATGGGTAAAGCTTCATTTACAATGGGATTATTTGGTATAACGGAAGGTGCGATTCCTTTTGCTGCTCAAGATCCCTTACGTATTATACCTTCTAATATGATAGGTGCTATGATTGCAGCGGCAATTGCAGCAATTGGTGGCGTAGGTGACAGAGTAGCACACGGTGGACCTATCGTAGTTGTGCTTGGTGGTATTGACCAAGTGCTCTGGTTCTTTATAGCAGTGATTGTAGGTAGTGTTGTGACAATGTTCTCAGTGTTAACACTAAGAAGAAAAACACCAGCAATAGCTGGAGATGCAGCGCATTCAGAAGCAGGAATGACAGAACAAAGTCAGAATGATTCAGAAGTAACTGCGCAAAATAGCGCTGAAGAAAAAGAAGATAAACAATCAACAACAGATGATGAGATTGAAGTATTTCAGCAAGAGGTAATTGAAATATCAGAGAAGAAATTGACAAGAGACGAAGCAATTGAACATCTTGTAGATCAATTAGATAAATATGATTACATTACAGATACGGAAAAACTGAAAGCAGACGTCTTAAAACGAGAAATGGAGTCGACAACGGCTATAGGCATGAATGTGGCAATACCTCATGCCAAGTCAGATGCAGTGAAAAAACCAATCGTAGCAGTTATGAATAATAAGCAAGGCGTGAATTGGGATAGCTTAGATGGCACATTGCCAAAAATTGTTTTCTTAATTGCAGTACCAAGTGATAGTAATGATACGCACTTGAAATTGTTACAGCGTTTATCTAGAGCGCTAATGGATGATAATATCCGTCAGAGTTTAATCGATGCAACACATATAGAACAAATATACGATATACTAAAAGAAATATAATTGGAGGTATGAGCATATGCCATTATTCTTACAACCTGTTTTTCAAGAACGTATCTGGGGTGGTACGGCTTTAAAATCATTCAATTATGATATTCCTAATGAATATACGGGTGAATGTTGGGGGATATCAGCACATCCTAATGGACCGAATATAATTGAGAATGGTAAACATAAAGGTAAAACATTAGAAGCAGTATGGAATGAAGATAAAGCATTATTTGGTGAAACTGGTGATACTAAATTCCCTTTATTAACGAAAATATTAGATGCAAACGATAAATTATCAATTCAAGTCCATCCAAATGATGAATACGCACAAAAATATGAAGGTGAATATGGCAAAACAGAGTGTTGGTATATTCTAGATGCACAAGAAGATGCAGAGATTATTTATGATGTGAACGCTAAAAATCAGGATGAATTAAACGAAATGATTGATCGACAACAATTTGATACACTTTTTAAAACAGTAAAAGTACAAGCAGGAGATTTCTTCTATGTACCAGCTGGAACAGTACACGCAATAGGAAAAGGTATTATGATTTTAGAAACGCAACAATCTTCGGATACGACATATAGAATATACGATTATGATCGTGTAGATAAAGATGGAAATAAACGTGATTTGCACTTAGAACAGAGTAAAGCTGTAATTCATCTTTCAGAAGATTCACCTAACACGACGCCAATACATGAAAATATCCAAGGGCAGCAGTACACACAATTTGTGTCTAATGATTTTTTCACAGTTGAACGTTGGGTGATCGCTGGTAACTTAAATTATAGAAAACCGCATGACTACTGTCTTGTTTCAATTGTTGAAGGTAGCGGACAAATTACTGTAGATGGAAGCGACTATAGTTTAAACAAAGGTACGCACTTTATACTGACAACAGAAGATACAGAGATAAAATTTAATGGTGACATGACGATGATTGTCAGTCATGTATAAATAAGGAGAGGCAAGATGAATTTGATTTGTCACAAGGCAAATTAGTTTTGTCTGTGCCTCTTTTTATACATAATTAAGATAAACTAATAAATGATGGAGTTGGTGCCTGATGTTGAAAATTTGTGTTGATATTGGAGGAACTAAAACGATTGTGGGCCTTATCAATGAAGACTTAGAAATCGTAGCGAGTCAAAAATTTAAAACGGATAAAGATGTGCCCGAAAAGGAATTTGAAGAAATTATAAACCTGGCGAATGACTATGTAGAGAATTTCGAAAATGTCGATAAAACTTCGTTAAATATTGCGATGCCAGGTCCTTGTGATTATAATCAAGGCTTATTTTTAAATCCTCCCAATTTGCAAAAATATAATGGATTTAATGCGGGTACTTATATAACACAGAATAGTGAATTTAAGCCACGATTTGTTAATGATACGGATGCTGCAATTTTAGCAGAACATCAGTATATAAAAGCACAAACTGAGGATTTCATTTATTTAACGATTAGCACAGGCGTTGGCATGGCTTATATGAAACAGGGACAATTAATCTCTGGCATTGACGGGAACTTTGGTGAGATTGGCCATACAGTAATTAAAAGCGATAGTAGTTACCAATGTCCTGTCTGTAAGCAATATGGCTGTGTTGAAAATGAGATTTCTGGATTAGCGATTAGCAGAAAAGCGAGTGGGATTCTAAAAAGAGAAGTGAGTACAAAAGAAGCCATTGAAATGTATGTTCAAGGTAAAGACAAAACAATAACTCATATGATTGAGGAAGTTTTAAACTTAACTCAACAACTGTGTACAAATTTATTTAGTGTATTTAATATTTATCATATTGTATTAGGCGGCGGCGTGACGCAAAGTCCATTGCCTTATAAAGAAAGTATAGAAACCTATGTAAAAGAACATCATTTAGTACGAAATAGTCCCATTAGTATTAAAGTAAGTGATTTAGAAGCTAATGTATTAACGGGTTTATATTTTGTGAATGAATCATAATAAAAGACTACACATATATTGTATTACTATCAAATAACGTTTTTATAAACCTCTTTGAAATGTATAACAATAGTGTGTAGTCTTTTTAAAGTTTATTTCTTTTAATAGCTAAGTATTTTCGTATGTTCAAAGTTTTAGATAATTGATCTGAAATCAACAAACCTAAAGCAATCGCACCTGCTATCAAAATAGCACGAATAAATGTGTTAGTTGCGTCAGTAAAATTAAGCGTAACGAGCTGTTGTGTCGCACTGAAAGCAATGCTTCCTGGAACAAGTGGAATAATACCAGGAATCATAAACAATACAACAGGCGCTTTATATATTCGACTCATAGTATGGCTGATTAAACCTAGTGTTAAACTACCTAATAAACTTGTGTATATTGTATCCATTTGTCCATGCTCGCTTAAAATAAAATGGACGATATAACCCATGGCTCCAGCAAATCCGGCGGGAAGAAATACCTTTTTATGCGAATCGTAAATCACGTTGAAGAAATAAGAGGCGCTGAAACTGCATAAGAATGTAATTAAAATAGTCATGAAGAATCCCCCTTAAAATAGTGAATACGCAATTGCTATGCCTGAACCAATCGCAAAAGCAATAACTAATGCTTCCAAAAATTTTGCTGTAAACATAAGCATGTGACGTCCAAATAAATCTTGTATTGCGGTTGTTATTAACACGCCAGGAACAATTGGCATAACTGAAGCAAGCATGGCAGGTCCAAACATATTATCAACATTGAATAATTTAGACCCAAATATAACAATTGTTCCTATTACAAAAGAAGCTACAAATTCAGGTATAAACATAGTCAGTGACTTACTATGCATATACTCTACGATTAAAAATCCTGTAGCACCAGCTATGATTGCGGTAAGTGCATCTGGCCATGTACCATTTTGTAAATATAAAAAGCTCAATGAGATAATGCCGGCTGCTATACCTTTCTTCCACAATGGAATAGTTACTGATGTACGTTCTATATTTTTTAAA
This window harbors:
- a CDS encoding MetQ/NlpA family ABC transporter substrate-binding protein produces the protein MKRVTSLVSLLVLAVILAACGNSKGEGEDKKITIATSPAPHGEVLKHAKKAMKEEGYELEIKTVNDYKVPNKLLDKGDVDANFFQHVPYLKAEKEDHNYNIEEVGKVLTTPMGVYSKKYKDINDIPKGSTIYVSNNPAEEGRFLSFFVDKGLIKIKKGVNIEDAKFEDIVENKKDLKFNNKQGAEFLPKTYNSKEGAAVIMNSNYAIDNGLTPHKDSIAVEDKSSPFANIVAVQKGHKDDKKYQTLIKVLQSKDTQDFIKKEYGQDVIPYEK
- a CDS encoding lactate/malate family dehydrogenase, whose amino-acid sequence is MSKIGIIGLGKVGSQVLTDVQNLNLFSDIVLIDTDTERASGEALDHLHTQGLPNSTHINIREGNYEDLTDASFIVITASVPTDPNEGDRVLLAKGNRIMIEGVMKQINRVTQDAIVILVSNPVDTITYMSNASQYPSHKIIGTGTSLETSRFKTLIASYYQVDPKNVEAFVIGEHGQHAVPVWSKVRIYGMTLDEFQQLTDTPPIDKTRITSEIDQVSMDVFYKKGWTNVAISKVVNYLIQAIALNQQSIMPLTSISNEYGLNESAFSLPTLVGREGIKQRFEIQLSPTEIAQLKEAHRYIKQTISKVTN
- a CDS encoding BglG family transcription antiterminator: MQERHAKLIRLILNNSNDYLSANEIANYLNVSNRTVRSDIKYINSELVKELIVSVKGRGYKMNRTLYSVEQLAEIVTAYTNKESEILLKIGYQLLMHQQPMTVDQLENDFGLTRSEVNDYLKRIQSWCTSFDINVNISKKKGITVNGNEMNIRNAILHLNQLSTKHQTVEQFILNEIPEAHIQMIFQIIKNNLSDYQIQTSDIRIRQLLIHLIIIFKRNNDNDASWVVDEESQIIAQHCIDEINRKLAYGLSDETAKLFSFFISYYFNKYDLGLEKVFVKSYIDRMIYQMEKSVGVNFTKDKALRDNVYSHFSRTYLRIAKNVYINNPLTEDIKKHYPFVFNTLYETVNHLSKDAKINLVEDEIAFLALHFQSSIDRNEKNRFNIVITCYYGLGISSLLEAKIANLDDRIHVIDTLKLENVSQYDFSGVDALITTHFIDKFQVPDTLQVMEVSPLFSNEDANKIQSFIRHKQNPVLNQDELAAIQFDVHSDKQELTEASYVFEQAQIIFGDNHSVSEKYIQSSLEREKFSSTFIGNGISIPHGDPEKVLKSHVVIFKNMQGFGWKQNRAKLVFFLAIAEQDIPAMKKIIHTIANLTENDVDQLLVLEDQILRDKVIQLVKE
- a CDS encoding fructose-specific PTS transporter subunit EIIC is translated as MKILAITSCPNGIAHTYMAQEKLEQAGKEMGIDIKVETQGGVGAENVLTSKEIREADGIIIAADRQVDLSRFDGKLLINESVREGIHKPQELIQRIIDKDAHIHHEANATGASNQDDEEQKSGMQMIYQHLMNGVSFMVPFIVVGGLLMAIALTLGGKATPEGLVIPEDSFWKSIENIGNLAFSFMVPILAGYIAVSIADKPGLVPGMIGGAIAADGSFYGSDAGAGFLGGIVAGFIAGYIAKWIKNIKIPKAMAPIMPIIIIPIISSLIVGLIFIFLIGAPIASIFEGLTTWLKGMQGTNIVILALIIGAMIAFDMGGPVNKVAFLFGSALIAEGNYAVMGMVAVAVCTPPIGLGLATFINKRKFNKGEVEMGKASFTMGLFGITEGAIPFAAQDPLRIIPSNMIGAMIAAAIAAIGGVGDRVAHGGPIVVVLGGIDQVLWFFIAVIVGSVVTMFSVLTLRRKTPAIAGDAAHSEAGMTEQSQNDSEVTAQNSAEEKEDKQSTTDDEIEVFQQEVIEISEKKLTRDEAIEHLVDQLDKYDYITDTEKLKADVLKREMESTTAIGMNVAIPHAKSDAVKKPIVAVMNNKQGVNWDSLDGTLPKIVFLIAVPSDSNDTHLKLLQRLSRALMDDNIRQSLIDATHIEQIYDILKEI
- the manA gene encoding mannose-6-phosphate isomerase, class I, which translates into the protein MPLFLQPVFQERIWGGTALKSFNYDIPNEYTGECWGISAHPNGPNIIENGKHKGKTLEAVWNEDKALFGETGDTKFPLLTKILDANDKLSIQVHPNDEYAQKYEGEYGKTECWYILDAQEDAEIIYDVNAKNQDELNEMIDRQQFDTLFKTVKVQAGDFFYVPAGTVHAIGKGIMILETQQSSDTTYRIYDYDRVDKDGNKRDLHLEQSKAVIHLSEDSPNTTPIHENIQGQQYTQFVSNDFFTVERWVIAGNLNYRKPHDYCLVSIVEGSGQITVDGSDYSLNKGTHFILTTEDTEIKFNGDMTMIVSHV
- a CDS encoding ROK family protein translates to MLKICVDIGGTKTIVGLINEDLEIVASQKFKTDKDVPEKEFEEIINLANDYVENFENVDKTSLNIAMPGPCDYNQGLFLNPPNLQKYNGFNAGTYITQNSEFKPRFVNDTDAAILAEHQYIKAQTEDFIYLTISTGVGMAYMKQGQLISGIDGNFGEIGHTVIKSDSSYQCPVCKQYGCVENEISGLAISRKASGILKREVSTKEAIEMYVQGKDKTITHMIEEVLNLTQQLCTNLFSVFNIYHIVLGGGVTQSPLPYKESIETYVKEHHLVRNSPISIKVSDLEANVLTGLYFVNES
- a CDS encoding threonine/serine exporter family protein; protein product: MTILITFLCSFSASYFFNVIYDSHKKVFLPAGFAGAMGYIVHFILSEHGQMDTIYTSLLGSLTLGLISHTMSRIYKAPVVLFMIPGIIPLVPGSIAFSATQQLVTLNFTDATNTFIRAILIAGAIALGLLISDQLSKTLNIRKYLAIKRNKL
- a CDS encoding threonine/serine exporter family protein yields the protein MDNQKDQITMNVILLTGKILLSSGAEVSRVEDTMRRIAICMGYYNSQGYVINVFINFSLSEEHDTRILRINKNITNLLKIFQVNAISRKLTSNQLSIEEAYDLLKNIERTSVTIPLWKKGIAAGIISLSFLYLQNGTWPDALTAIIAGATGFLIVEYMHSKSLTMFIPEFVASFVIGTIVIFGSKLFNVDNMFGPAMLASVMPIVPGVLITTAIQDLFGRHMLMFTAKFLEALVIAFAIGSGIAIAYSLF